A genomic region of Bradyrhizobium sp. ORS 278 contains the following coding sequences:
- a CDS encoding 3-hydroxyacyl-CoA dehydrogenase NAD-binding domain-containing protein, with protein sequence MSEVAKLDRQDIIGIVTIDSPPVNALSAAVRGGILDNVKAAIDDPAIKAIVLTCGGRTFIAGADITEFGKPPNPPALNDVLSTIENSPKPVIAAIHGTALGGGLEVALACHYRVATKDSKLGLPEVKLGLLPGAGGTQRLPRAVGPELAVKMIVGGDPIGAAEAHKSGLIEEIVEGPASGGVEFARKVVAENRPLRKLRDDDSKIAAAKADRSIFTNAVAAITKKSRGLEAPFAAADAVGYAIDLPFDEGLKREREGFLKLLTSDQSKAQRYAFFAEREAAKIAGVPEGTKGRKIERVAIIGAGTMGGGIAMSFANAGIPVTLIETAEEQLKRGMGIMQKNWEATAARGGIPADAPAKRMALIDGKVGLENVKDADLVIEAVFETMAVKKEVFGKLDQYAKPGAVLASNTSYLNIDAIAAETSRPQDVLGMHFFSPANVMKLCEIVRAEKTAPDALVTAVSIARKIAKVPAVVGVCDGFVGNRMLAQRGKQAEKLLFEGALPQQVDAVVTKFGMPMGPFAMGDLAGLDIGWRSRKDRGIKSEIADALCEAGRFGQKTGKGYYKYEAGSRAPLPDPDVEKLIDETLAKLGLKRRNVSDEEILERMMYPMINEGAKILAEGIAARPSDIDVVWLYGYGWPIYRGGPMYWADSVGLKQIAERLSYYAKETNDPSLEPAPLLKRLADEGKTFASLAQGKAA encoded by the coding sequence GTGAGCGAAGTGGCAAAGCTTGATCGCCAAGACATCATCGGCATCGTCACCATCGACAGCCCGCCCGTCAATGCGCTGAGTGCCGCAGTTCGCGGCGGCATCCTCGACAACGTCAAGGCGGCGATCGACGATCCCGCGATCAAGGCCATCGTTCTGACCTGCGGCGGGCGGACCTTCATCGCCGGCGCCGATATCACCGAGTTCGGCAAGCCGCCGAATCCGCCCGCGCTCAACGATGTGCTGAGCACGATCGAGAACAGTCCGAAGCCGGTCATCGCTGCGATCCATGGGACCGCGCTCGGTGGTGGCCTCGAAGTCGCGCTCGCCTGCCACTACCGTGTTGCCACCAAGGACTCGAAGCTCGGACTGCCCGAGGTGAAGCTCGGTCTGCTGCCGGGTGCGGGCGGAACGCAGCGCCTGCCGCGCGCGGTCGGTCCGGAGCTCGCGGTCAAGATGATCGTCGGCGGTGATCCGATCGGCGCGGCGGAAGCGCACAAGTCCGGCCTGATCGAGGAGATCGTCGAGGGACCGGCGTCGGGCGGCGTGGAATTCGCGCGCAAGGTGGTGGCGGAGAACCGTCCGCTGCGCAAGCTGCGCGATGACGATTCGAAGATTGCCGCCGCCAAGGCCGATCGCTCGATCTTCACCAATGCGGTGGCTGCGATCACCAAGAAGTCGCGTGGCCTCGAAGCACCGTTCGCGGCGGCTGACGCGGTCGGCTATGCGATCGATCTGCCGTTCGACGAGGGGCTCAAGCGCGAGCGCGAGGGCTTCCTCAAGCTGCTGACCAGCGATCAGTCGAAGGCGCAGCGCTATGCGTTCTTCGCCGAGCGCGAGGCTGCCAAGATCGCCGGCGTGCCGGAGGGAACGAAGGGCCGCAAGATCGAGCGCGTCGCCATCATCGGCGCCGGCACCATGGGCGGCGGCATCGCGATGTCGTTTGCCAATGCCGGTATTCCAGTCACGCTGATCGAGACTGCGGAAGAGCAGCTCAAGCGCGGCATGGGGATCATGCAGAAGAACTGGGAAGCGACCGCGGCGCGCGGCGGCATCCCGGCGGATGCCCCGGCGAAGCGCATGGCGCTGATCGACGGCAAGGTCGGCCTGGAGAACGTCAAGGACGCCGACCTCGTCATCGAGGCGGTGTTCGAGACCATGGCCGTGAAGAAGGAAGTGTTCGGCAAGCTCGACCAATACGCCAAGCCGGGCGCGGTGCTCGCCTCCAACACGTCGTATCTCAACATCGACGCCATCGCCGCCGAGACCAGCCGTCCGCAGGACGTGCTCGGCATGCACTTCTTCTCGCCCGCCAACGTCATGAAGCTGTGCGAGATCGTGCGCGCCGAGAAGACTGCGCCGGATGCGCTGGTCACTGCGGTGTCGATCGCCCGCAAGATCGCCAAGGTGCCGGCGGTGGTCGGCGTCTGCGACGGCTTCGTCGGCAACCGCATGCTGGCGCAGCGCGGCAAGCAGGCCGAGAAGCTGCTGTTCGAAGGCGCGCTGCCGCAGCAGGTCGATGCCGTCGTCACCAAGTTCGGCATGCCGATGGGTCCGTTCGCGATGGGTGATCTCGCCGGCCTCGACATTGGCTGGCGCTCGCGCAAGGACCGGGGCATCAAGAGCGAGATCGCGGACGCGCTGTGCGAGGCCGGCCGCTTCGGCCAGAAGACCGGCAAGGGCTACTACAAATACGAGGCCGGCTCGCGCGCGCCGCTGCCCGATCCGGACGTCGAGAAGCTGATCGACGAGACGCTCGCCAAGCTCGGCCTCAAGCGCCGCAACGTGAGCGACGAGGAGATCCTCGAGCGCATGATGTATCCGATGATCAACGAGGGCGCGAAGATCCTCGCTGAAGGCATCGCCGCGCGTCCGTCTGATATCGATGTGGTCTGGTTGTACGGCTACGGCTGGCCGATCTATCGCGGCGGACCGATGTACTGGGCCGACAGCGTCGGCCTGAAGCAGATCGCTGAGCGGCTGTCCTACTACGCGAAGGAGACCAATGATCCCTCGCTGGAGCCGGCGCCGCTGCTGAAGCGGCTCGCCGACGAAGGCAAGACGTTCGCCTCGCTGGCCCAGGGGAA
- a CDS encoding ABC transporter substrate-binding protein — protein sequence MQVVQQLRIAALATAVIALTSGAALAQKKYDTGASDTEIKIGNIMPYSGPASAYGVIGKTEEAYFKKINAEGGINGRKINFVTYDDAYSPPKAVEQVRKLVESDEVLVVFNPLGTPSNSAIQKYLNGKKIPQLFVATGATKWNDPKNFPWTMGWQPSYQSEGRIYAKYLLKEKPGAKIGVLFQNDDFGKDYLKGLKDGLGDKAASMIVMEESYETSEPSIDGHIVKLKASGADTFFSVTTPKFAAQAIKKLAEIDWHPLHLVVNVSASVGSVIKPAGFENAQGILSAAYAKDAADAQWDNDPGMKKFFDFLAQYAPDANKLDSSTVYGYGAAQTLVKVLQMCGDDLTRANVMKQAASLKDFAPDTLLPGVKINTSATDFAPIEQLQMMRFKGEKWELFGEAISGAVE from the coding sequence TTGCAGGTCGTTCAACAACTACGTATCGCCGCCCTCGCGACGGCGGTCATCGCCCTCACGTCGGGCGCGGCACTCGCCCAGAAGAAGTATGACACCGGCGCATCCGATACCGAGATCAAGATCGGCAACATCATGCCCTACAGCGGACCCGCGTCTGCCTACGGCGTGATCGGAAAGACCGAGGAGGCCTATTTCAAGAAGATCAACGCCGAGGGCGGCATCAACGGCCGCAAGATCAACTTCGTCACCTACGATGACGCCTACTCGCCGCCGAAGGCCGTGGAGCAGGTTCGCAAGCTGGTCGAGAGCGATGAGGTCCTGGTCGTCTTCAACCCGCTGGGCACGCCGTCGAACTCGGCGATCCAGAAATATCTCAACGGCAAGAAGATCCCGCAGCTGTTCGTCGCGACCGGCGCCACCAAGTGGAACGATCCCAAGAACTTCCCCTGGACCATGGGCTGGCAGCCGAGCTACCAGAGCGAGGGCCGTATCTATGCGAAGTACCTGCTCAAGGAGAAGCCCGGCGCCAAGATCGGCGTGCTGTTCCAGAACGACGATTTCGGCAAGGACTATCTGAAGGGCCTCAAGGACGGTCTCGGCGACAAGGCTGCGTCGATGATCGTGATGGAGGAGAGCTACGAGACCTCCGAACCGTCGATCGACGGCCATATCGTCAAGCTGAAGGCTTCCGGCGCAGATACCTTCTTCAGCGTCACCACGCCGAAATTCGCGGCGCAGGCGATCAAGAAGCTCGCCGAGATCGACTGGCATCCGCTGCATCTGGTGGTGAACGTCTCGGCTTCGGTCGGCAGCGTGATCAAGCCGGCGGGCTTCGAGAACGCGCAGGGCATTCTCTCGGCCGCCTACGCCAAGGACGCCGCCGATGCGCAGTGGGACAATGATCCCGGCATGAAGAAGTTCTTCGACTTCCTCGCGCAGTACGCGCCCGATGCCAACAAGCTCGACAGCTCGACCGTCTATGGCTACGGCGCCGCGCAGACGCTGGTGAAGGTGCTGCAGATGTGCGGCGACGACCTCACCCGCGCCAACGTCATGAAGCAGGCCGCGAGCCTGAAGGATTTCGCGCCGGACACGCTGCTGCCCGGCGTCAAGATCAACACCTCGGCCACCGACTTCGCCCCGATCGAGCAGCTGCAGATGATGCGGTTCAAGGGCGAGAAGTGGGAGCTGTTCGGCGAGGCCATCAGCGGCGCCGTCGAGTAA
- a CDS encoding glycerate kinase produces the protein MIDRRPLLRAIFDAAVAAAHPDVVLPAFLPASPKGRIICLAAGKGAAAMAVAAERHYLDTLGVDPAKLVGIATTRHGHGVPTRRVKVIEAGHPMPDEAGLKAADDTLQLAATAQADDLMLVLISGGGSANWVAPAHGVSFAQKQQLTRALLRSGAPIGEMNIVRKHLSRIKGGRLARAGQKAEIVTLAISDVPHDDPSAIASGPTVPDPTTLADARAIVAKYRLEVDPAIARALDDAANESCKPGDPAFARASFELIARPASSLAAAVAAVKAAGYDVLDLGADLEGEAREVAADHAKLAREARSLGRRMAIISGGELTVTVRGQGRGGPNQEYALALADLLQDMDGVAALAGDTDGADGGGGSASDPAGALVDAEVIAAMRVQKLDPPAYLANNDATAFFAATGGLLQTGPTLTNVNDVRVILVE, from the coding sequence ATGATCGACCGCCGTCCACTGTTGCGTGCCATCTTCGACGCCGCCGTCGCCGCGGCCCATCCCGACGTGGTGCTGCCTGCGTTCCTGCCGGCGTCGCCCAAGGGACGGATCATCTGCCTCGCCGCTGGCAAGGGCGCGGCGGCGATGGCGGTGGCGGCGGAGCGACATTACTTGGACACGCTGGGGGTCGATCCGGCGAAGCTCGTCGGCATTGCGACCACCCGCCATGGCCATGGCGTGCCGACCCGCCGCGTCAAGGTGATCGAGGCCGGCCACCCGATGCCGGACGAGGCCGGACTGAAGGCCGCCGACGACACCCTGCAATTGGCGGCGACCGCCCAAGCCGACGATCTGATGCTGGTGTTGATCTCCGGCGGCGGCTCCGCCAACTGGGTCGCGCCGGCGCATGGCGTCAGCTTCGCGCAGAAGCAGCAGCTGACGCGGGCGCTGCTGCGCTCGGGCGCGCCGATCGGCGAGATGAACATCGTCCGCAAGCATCTGTCGCGGATCAAGGGCGGTCGGCTGGCGCGGGCGGGTCAGAAGGCCGAGATCGTCACGCTGGCGATCTCCGACGTACCGCATGACGATCCCTCCGCCATCGCCTCCGGGCCGACGGTGCCGGATCCGACGACGCTGGCGGATGCCCGCGCGATCGTCGCCAAATACAGGCTTGAGGTCGACCCGGCGATCGCGCGGGCGCTCGACGATGCCGCCAATGAGAGCTGCAAGCCCGGCGACCCCGCCTTCGCCCGCGCCTCGTTCGAGCTGATCGCGCGCCCGGCGAGCTCGCTCGCGGCTGCCGTGGCCGCCGTGAAGGCCGCCGGCTACGACGTGCTCGACCTCGGCGCCGATCTCGAAGGCGAGGCCCGAGAGGTCGCCGCCGATCACGCCAAGCTGGCACGCGAGGCCCGTTCGCTCGGCCGCCGCATGGCGATCATTTCCGGCGGCGAGCTCACGGTGACCGTCCGCGGCCAGGGCCGCGGCGGGCCGAACCAGGAATATGCGCTCGCGCTCGCCGACCTGCTCCAGGACATGGACGGCGTCGCGGCGCTGGCCGGCGACACCGACGGCGCCGATGGCGGCGGCGGCAGCGCCTCCGATCCGGCCGGCGCGCTGGTCGATGCCGAGGTCATCGCGGCGATGCGGGTCCAGAAGCTCGATCCGCCGGCCTATCTCGCCAACAACGACGCCACCGCCTTCTTCGCGGCCACCGGCGGTCTGCTGCAGACCGGCCCGACGCTGACCAACGTCAACGACGTCAGGGTGATCCTGGTCGAGTGA
- a CDS encoding ABC transporter ATP-binding protein, whose amino-acid sequence MTALLNVKDLRAFYGQVQALHGLSFSLNEGSLTTLLGANGAGKTTTLRAICNMVRSTGAIEFEGKPLNNKSTESIVRFGIAHVPQGRGTFTNMTVEENLQLGAITRSDKAAIVADIERMYSYFPKLKERHTQQAGTLSGGEQQMLAVARALMLRPRLMLLDEPSFGLAPLVVRDLFGILGKINRDEKVSILVVEQNAQLALELADQAYVIETGRIVMSGAASDIANDENVRKSYLGY is encoded by the coding sequence ATGACGGCGCTTCTTAACGTCAAGGATCTCAGGGCCTTTTACGGCCAGGTCCAGGCCCTGCACGGCCTCTCCTTCTCGCTCAACGAGGGCTCGCTGACGACCTTGCTTGGCGCCAACGGCGCCGGCAAGACCACGACCTTGCGCGCGATCTGCAACATGGTGCGCTCGACCGGTGCGATCGAGTTCGAGGGCAAGCCGCTCAACAACAAGTCGACCGAGAGCATCGTCCGCTTCGGCATCGCCCACGTCCCGCAGGGCCGCGGCACCTTCACCAACATGACGGTGGAGGAAAACCTGCAACTCGGCGCCATCACCCGCAGCGACAAGGCGGCTATCGTCGCCGACATCGAGCGGATGTACTCCTACTTCCCGAAGCTGAAGGAACGTCATACCCAGCAGGCCGGCACGCTGTCGGGCGGCGAGCAGCAGATGCTCGCTGTGGCGCGGGCGCTGATGCTGCGTCCCCGGCTGATGCTGCTCGACGAACCGTCGTTCGGCCTTGCACCGCTGGTGGTGCGCGATCTCTTCGGCATTCTCGGCAAGATCAATCGGGATGAGAAGGTCTCGATCCTTGTCGTCGAGCAGAACGCGCAGCTCGCACTCGAGCTCGCCGACCAGGCCTATGTGATCGAGACCGGTCGCATCGTCATGTCGGGCGCGGCATCCGACATCGCGAACGACGAGAACGTCCGCAAATCCTATCTGGGCTACTGA
- a CDS encoding branched-chain amino acid ABC transporter permease, whose amino-acid sequence MELFTNQVLAGIATGAIYACMALAVVMIYQAIDHLNFAQGEMAMFSTFISWQLMQWGLPYWAAFVVTLAFSFIGGIAIERVLFKPLAKAPILTQVAGFIALFSIINSCAGLIWDFTIKQYPTPFGSSPFLGSQLISTHQAGMIGITLLLLVGLYFFFQYTRVGLAMRAAAALPESARLVGINTSWMIALGWGMAAAIGSIAGMLIAPVVFLEPNMMGGVLIYGFAAAVLGGLTSPFGAVLGGFLVGIFENLAGTYIPHVGNEMKLPIALALIISVLVIKPAGLFGRNIVKRV is encoded by the coding sequence ATGGAGCTTTTCACCAACCAGGTCCTGGCCGGTATCGCGACCGGCGCGATCTATGCCTGCATGGCGCTCGCCGTCGTGATGATCTACCAGGCCATCGACCATCTCAATTTCGCGCAGGGCGAGATGGCGATGTTCTCGACATTCATCTCGTGGCAGCTGATGCAATGGGGCCTGCCCTATTGGGCGGCCTTCGTCGTCACGCTCGCGTTCTCCTTTATCGGCGGCATCGCGATCGAGCGCGTGCTGTTCAAGCCGCTCGCCAAGGCACCGATCCTGACCCAGGTCGCCGGCTTCATCGCGCTGTTCTCGATCATCAACTCCTGCGCCGGACTGATCTGGGACTTCACGATCAAGCAATATCCGACCCCGTTCGGCTCCTCGCCGTTTCTGGGCAGCCAGCTGATCTCGACCCACCAGGCGGGCATGATCGGCATTACGCTTCTTCTCCTGGTCGGGCTGTACTTCTTCTTCCAGTACACCCGCGTCGGCCTCGCCATGCGGGCGGCAGCAGCGCTCCCTGAATCCGCGCGGCTGGTCGGCATCAACACGTCCTGGATGATTGCGCTCGGCTGGGGCATGGCGGCGGCGATCGGCTCGATCGCCGGCATGCTGATCGCGCCCGTGGTGTTCCTCGAGCCCAACATGATGGGCGGCGTGCTGATCTACGGATTTGCCGCGGCGGTGCTCGGCGGCCTCACCAGCCCGTTCGGCGCCGTGCTCGGCGGCTTCCTGGTGGGCATCTTCGAGAACCTCGCCGGCACCTACATCCCACACGTGGGCAATGAGATGAAGCTGCCGATCGCGCTGGCGCTGATCATCTCGGTCCTGGTCATCAAACCCGCCGGCCTGTTCGGTCGCAACATCGTGAAGCGAGTCTGA
- a CDS encoding branched-chain amino acid ABC transporter permease, with protein sequence MNTTILLFLLQDGITNGAIYALLGLALVLVFAVTRVILIPQGEFVTYGALTYASLAAGRMPGTAKLAVVIGLVAFAFDLYAMRKTLHAPKIARAFALHVAFPVVVLLASMWAADQRMPAGVSLVLSLMIVASIGLSLYRIVFQPLAHTSVLVLLIASVGVHLALQGLGLLFFGAEGQRGPTLLTASATLGSLRFTGQGMAVYGITVAFIIGLWLFFGLTLYGKALRATAVNRLGARLVGIRTTLSGQIAFLLASTIGALSGILIVPITTLYYDTGFLIGLKGFIAAIIGGLISYPLTAVAAIVVGIVEAFSSFYASNFKEVIVFTLLIPVLLLRSLAAPAVEEEKD encoded by the coding sequence TTGAACACAACGATCTTGCTGTTCCTGTTGCAGGACGGCATTACCAACGGCGCGATCTACGCCCTGCTCGGGCTGGCGCTGGTGCTGGTATTCGCCGTCACGCGCGTCATCCTCATCCCGCAGGGCGAATTCGTCACCTACGGCGCGCTCACCTACGCCTCGCTTGCCGCCGGCCGCATGCCCGGGACCGCCAAGCTTGCGGTCGTGATCGGCCTCGTCGCCTTTGCCTTTGACCTCTATGCGATGCGCAAGACGCTGCACGCGCCAAAGATCGCGCGCGCCTTCGCCCTTCACGTCGCCTTTCCGGTCGTCGTACTGCTCGCCAGCATGTGGGCTGCCGACCAACGCATGCCAGCGGGCGTCAGCCTGGTGCTGTCGCTGATGATCGTGGCGAGCATCGGCCTGTCGCTGTACCGCATCGTATTCCAGCCGCTCGCCCACACCTCGGTGCTGGTGCTGCTGATCGCCTCGGTCGGCGTCCACCTCGCGCTGCAGGGCCTTGGCCTGTTGTTCTTCGGCGCCGAAGGGCAGCGCGGCCCGACGCTCCTGACCGCCAGCGCAACGCTCGGCTCGCTCCGCTTCACCGGCCAGGGCATGGCGGTCTACGGCATCACCGTTGCGTTCATCATCGGCCTCTGGCTGTTCTTCGGCTTGACCTTGTACGGCAAGGCGCTGCGCGCCACCGCCGTCAACCGGCTCGGCGCCCGCCTGGTCGGCATCCGCACCACGCTGTCCGGCCAGATCGCGTTCCTGCTGGCCTCCACCATCGGCGCGCTCTCCGGCATCCTGATCGTCCCGATCACGACGCTCTATTACGACACCGGCTTCCTGATCGGCCTGAAGGGCTTCATCGCCGCGATCATCGGCGGTCTCATCAGCTATCCGCTGACCGCCGTGGCCGCGATCGTCGTTGGCATCGTCGAGGCGTTCTCCTCGTTCTACGCCTCGAACTTCAAGGAAGTGATCGTCTTCACACTGCTGATCCCGGTCCTGCTGCTGCGTTCGCTCGCCGCGCCCGCGGTCGAAGAAGAGAAGGATTGA
- a CDS encoding branched-chain amino acid ABC transporter permease, with protein MSAVEEIASQAPAVEAVPKRAMTLSSGTTFVVVLLLLIVPLFVKNFIIFQMTMLLIYGLAVLALNILTGGSGQFSLGQSAFYAVGAYTSAILMEQYNVNYALTLPIAGVICFGFGFLFGQPALRLSGVYLALATFALATAMPQILKLGFFEHWTGGVQGLVVTKPDAPFGLPMSQDMWLYYFTLAITIAIYIFSVNLLRSRSGRAFMAIRDNEIAASAMGIDVATYKTLAFGVSAGITGVAGGLGAIAVQFVAPDSYTIVLAISLFLGMVVGGVGWLPGSFVGAAFIIFVPNIAEGISKGLSGAVFGVLLFLVIFLVPHGSRQVAMVAQQLLGKLRKN; from the coding sequence ATGAGCGCAGTCGAGGAAATCGCATCCCAGGCGCCCGCGGTCGAGGCCGTTCCGAAGCGGGCCATGACACTGAGCTCGGGCACAACCTTCGTCGTCGTGCTTCTGCTTCTAATCGTTCCGCTGTTCGTCAAGAACTTCATCATCTTCCAGATGACGATGCTCCTGATCTATGGCCTGGCCGTGCTGGCGCTGAACATCCTGACCGGCGGCTCCGGACAGTTCTCGCTTGGGCAGAGCGCGTTCTACGCCGTCGGCGCTTACACGTCTGCGATCCTGATGGAGCAATACAACGTCAACTATGCGCTGACCCTGCCGATCGCGGGCGTCATCTGCTTCGGCTTCGGCTTCCTGTTCGGACAGCCGGCGCTGCGGCTGTCCGGCGTCTATCTCGCGCTCGCCACCTTCGCACTCGCCACAGCGATGCCCCAGATCCTCAAGCTCGGCTTCTTCGAGCACTGGACCGGCGGCGTGCAGGGCCTCGTCGTCACCAAGCCCGATGCGCCGTTCGGCCTGCCGATGTCGCAAGATATGTGGCTTTACTACTTTACGCTCGCGATCACGATCGCGATCTACATCTTCTCGGTGAACCTGCTGCGCTCGCGCTCCGGCCGCGCCTTCATGGCGATCCGTGACAATGAGATCGCCGCCTCAGCCATGGGCATCGACGTGGCGACCTACAAGACGCTGGCGTTCGGCGTCAGTGCCGGCATCACCGGCGTGGCCGGTGGGCTCGGTGCCATCGCGGTGCAGTTCGTCGCGCCCGACAGCTACACGATCGTGCTCGCGATCTCGCTGTTCCTCGGCATGGTCGTCGGCGGCGTTGGCTGGCTGCCCGGCTCTTTCGTGGGCGCCGCCTTCATCATTTTCGTCCCCAATATCGCCGAAGGCATCTCCAAGGGCCTGTCGGGCGCGGTGTTCGGCGTGCTGCTGTTCCTCGTCATCTTCCTCGTGCCGCACGGTTCGCGGCAGGTGGCGATGGTGGCCCAGCAGCTGCTCGGCAAACTCAGGAAGAACTAA
- a CDS encoding MarR family winged helix-turn-helix transcriptional regulator, whose product MSDSAKPVSKRDSRREAAVAVEETQAVQLGELSDLLGYVLKRAQLKVFEDFLRCVAPLQLTPAQFSVLLLLDANPGRNQTEIANTLGILRPNFVSLLDSLEGRDLCIRVRSANDRRSHILLLTEKGKGVLARAKKLVMSKHEARLNELLGPDGRETLLAMLTKIAEEF is encoded by the coding sequence ATGTCCGATAGCGCCAAGCCCGTCAGCAAGCGCGACAGCCGCCGGGAAGCTGCCGTAGCCGTCGAGGAGACGCAAGCGGTCCAGCTCGGCGAGCTCTCGGATCTGCTCGGCTATGTGCTGAAACGGGCGCAGTTGAAGGTGTTCGAGGACTTCCTGCGCTGCGTTGCACCCTTGCAGCTGACGCCCGCGCAGTTCTCGGTGCTGCTGCTGCTCGACGCCAATCCCGGCCGCAACCAGACCGAGATCGCCAACACGCTCGGCATCCTCCGGCCCAACTTCGTATCGCTTTTGGACAGCCTGGAAGGCCGCGACCTCTGCATCCGCGTCCGCTCGGCCAATGACCGGCGCTCCCACATCCTGCTCCTCACCGAGAAGGGCAAGGGCGTGCTCGCCCGCGCCAAGAAGCTGGTGATGTCGAAGCACGAGGCGCGGCTGAACGAGCTGCTCGGCCCGGATGGGCGCGAGACGCTGCTGGCGATGCTGACCAAGATCGCGGAGGAGTTCTGA
- a CDS encoding ABC transporter ATP-binding protein, translating to MTQAQLAQTNDPLLAVRDVSVVFGGIVALNGVSFDMQKGQILGLIGPNGAGKTTLFNCLSRLYQPSSGDILMEGRSILSRPPHRIAEIGIGRTFQNVALFPNLSVLDNVRVGTHARTSSDIISDSLRLAWIRRSETAVNTKVHEILAYLNLEEVAHKTVSGLPFGTQKRVELARALAADPKILLLDEPAGGLNHEEVYVLGDLIRRIRDDRHITVLLVEHHMGLVMSIANHVVALNFGRKLAEGTPAQVQANPDVIKAYLGSKDQ from the coding sequence ATGACGCAGGCACAACTCGCCCAGACCAACGACCCGCTGCTCGCGGTCCGCGATGTCAGCGTCGTGTTCGGCGGCATCGTGGCGCTGAACGGCGTGTCGTTCGACATGCAGAAGGGCCAGATCCTCGGCCTCATCGGTCCGAACGGCGCCGGCAAGACCACACTGTTCAATTGCCTCAGCCGCCTCTATCAGCCGAGCTCCGGCGACATCCTGATGGAAGGCCGCAGCATCCTGAGCCGGCCGCCGCACCGCATTGCCGAGATCGGCATCGGCCGCACGTTCCAGAACGTCGCGTTGTTCCCGAACCTGTCCGTGCTCGACAACGTCCGCGTCGGCACGCATGCGCGGACCTCGAGCGACATCATCTCGGATTCGCTGCGGCTGGCCTGGATCCGCCGCAGCGAGACTGCCGTGAACACCAAGGTTCACGAGATCCTGGCCTATCTCAATCTCGAGGAGGTGGCGCACAAGACCGTGTCCGGCCTGCCGTTCGGCACCCAGAAGCGCGTCGAACTGGCGCGCGCGCTGGCCGCCGATCCGAAGATCCTGTTGCTCGACGAGCCTGCCGGCGGCCTCAATCACGAGGAAGTCTATGTACTCGGGGACCTGATCCGCCGCATCCGCGACGACCGCCACATCACCGTGCTGCTGGTCGAGCATCACATGGGTCTCGTGATGTCGATCGCCAACCACGTCGTGGCGCTGAATTTCGGCCGCAAGCTCGCCGAGGGCACGCCGGCCCAGGTGCAGGCCAATCCCGACGTCATCAAGGCCTATCTCGGGAGCAAGGATCAATGA